From Camelina sativa cultivar DH55 chromosome 7, Cs, whole genome shotgun sequence, one genomic window encodes:
- the LOC104703476 gene encoding axial regulator YABBY 5-like, with the protein MANSVMATEQLCYIPCNFCNIVLAVSVPCSSLFDIVTVRCGHCTNLWSVNMAAALQSLSRPYFQATNNAVPEYGSSSRGHTKIPSRISTRTKTEQRILNRSTEKPQRVHSAYNQFIKEEIQRIKANNPDISHREAFSTAAKNWAHFPHIHFGLMLESNKQAKLA; encoded by the exons ATGGCTAACTCTGTGATGGCAACGGAGCAACTCTGCTACATCCCTTGCAACTTTTGCAACATAGTTCTTgcg GTGAGTGTCCCATGCAGTAGTCTGTTCGACATCGTGACTGTCCGATGCGGTCACTGCACTAATCTGTGGTCTGTAAACATGGCAGCTGCTCTTCAGTCGCTTTCACGACCTTATTTCCAG GCAACGAACAATGCAGTACCAGAATATGGATCTTCCTCACGAGGTCACACCAAAATTCCTTCCAGGATTTCAACTCGTACCAAAACTGAGCAAAGGATTCTAAACCGTT CTACGGAGAAGCCGCAGCGAGTACATTCTGCGTACAATCAATTTATAAA GGAGGAAATTCAGAGGATTAAGGCGAATAATCCAGACATAAGCCACAGAGAAGCATTCAGCACCGCCGCCAaaaat TGGGCACACTTTCCTCATATTCACTTCGGTCTAATGCTTGAGAGCAACAAGCAAGCCAAGCTAGCTTAA
- the LOC104703480 gene encoding glucan endo-1,3-beta-glucosidase 14-like, translating to MINFSQMRSSKSLLLNFFFFVFSFNLISIEYKVVEAGAFVGTYGINYGRIADNIPSPDKVVLLLKQTKIRNVRIYDADHSVLEAFSGTGLDLVVGLPNGFLKEMSSNADHAFTWVKDNVQSFLPNTRIRGIAIGNEVLGGGDSELSGALLGAAKNVYNALKKMNLEETVQITTAHSQAVFADSYPPSSCVFKENVVQFMKPLLDFFHQIGSPFCLNAYPFLAYTYNPKEIDINYALFRPTEGIYDPKTNLHYDNMLDAQIDAAYMALQDAGFNKMEVMITETGWASKGDSDEPAATPDNARTYNYNLRKRLAKKKGTPLRPKMVLKAYIFALFNENSKPGKSSETHFGLFKPDGTISYDIGFNSLKSDATKSLISSSKAARYYVALVISVWIFLMI from the exons ATGATAAATTTCTCTCAGATGAGAAGTTCCAAGTCACttcttctcaacttcttcttcttcgtcttctccttcaATCTGATTTCGATAG AGTATAAAGTAGTGGAAGCCGGAGCGTTTGTTGGAACCTATGGTATAAATTATGGAAGGATTGCGGATAACATCCCGTCTCCGGATAAAGTAGTCTTACTTCTAAAGCAAACTAAAATCCGGAATGTGCGTATATACGATGCAGATCACTCAGTCCTTGAAGCTTTCAGTGGCACTGGTTTAGATCTTGTGGTTGGACTCCCCAATGGGTTTCTTAAAGAGATGAGTTCTAATGCTGATCATGCTTTCACTTGGGTCAAAGATAATGTTCAGTCTTTCCTACCCAACACTCGGATCCGTGGTATCGCTATTGGTAATGAAGTCCTTGGTGGCGGTGATTCCGAGCTCTCCGGAGCCTTACTTGGTGCTGCTAAAAATGTTTACAATGCgttgaaaaaaatgaatcttGAGGAAACGGTGCAGATCACCACAGCTCACTCACAGGCTGTGTTTGCTGATTCATACCCGCCATCGTCTTGTGTGTTTAAAGAGAACGTTGTTCAGTTCATGAAGCCACTTTTGGACTTCTTTCATCAGATTGGCTCTCCTTTTTGTTTGAACGCGTACCCTTTTTTGGCCTACACTTATAACCCGAAAGAGATTGACATCAACTATGCTCTCTTCAGGCCAACGGAAGGCATATACGACCCCAAAACCAATCTACATTATGACAACATGCTTGATGCTCAGATCGATGCCGCCTACATGGCCCTGCAAGATGCTGGCTTCAACAAGATGGAGGTAATGATCACTGAAACTGGGTGGGCTTCTAAAGGCGATTCTGATGAACCTGCAGCAACACCGGATAACGCAAGAACCTATAACTATAACCTCAGGAAGAGGCTTGCAAAGAAGAAAGGGACACCTCTTAGACCAAAAATGGTGCTCAAAGCCTATATCTTTGCATTGTTcaatgaaaactcaaaacctgGAAAGAGTTCTGAAACACATTTTGGACTTTTTAAACCGGATGGAACCATATCATATGACATTGGATTCAACAGTCTAAAGTCTGATGCTACCAAGTCACTCATCTCGTCATCCAAG GCAGCCCGTTACTATGTGGCATTGGTCATCTCTGTCTGGATTTTCCTCATGATATAA
- the LOC104703479 gene encoding WD repeat-containing protein 11-like, with product MWSSSESILPGPPTRSNLYAADLSASGLLALASGSSVSLIDTRPLQLISTVSLPSPISCAYSTITSIRWAPIPVQRNLFDSDLLIAVGDHLGRIALVDFRLRSIRLWIEQTCENARGKVLGCGGIQDLCWVLARPESYVLAAISGPSSLSLYTDSGQLFWKYDAKPEFLSCIHCDPFDSRHFCVLGLKGFLLSVKILGVTENDVPWKEFHIQTDCSDLEKLEREVVANNSSHSTSSPASAVFPLYSANFSFSPHWKHILFAIFPRELVVFDLKYEAALYVVALPRGYAKFVNVLPDPSQEALYCLHLDGRLSIWRRKEGEQVHVLCGIEELIPTVGNYVPSPSLLTLLISQLDSTFQNMRTIHSDGLLDSSEPEISFDFNNDAFLRFKTHFISISDDGKIWSWIMTFNGEGDGDGNFNPQTNDKALLDSPTYDSQDLLPNTSFEVYDDGLGNLFSSTVTVLAVPTPSMTATLARGGNFPAVVVPLVALGTEAGTIDVVDVSANAVATSFSAHTSSIRGLNWLGNSRIVSFSCSQVSKRKGGYINKLVVTCLRSGVSRGFRVLQRPERASIRALRASSSGRYLLVLFRDAPVEVWAMTKSPVMLRSLALPFTVLEWTLPTIARLDQKSLSKKPSMSYNQETNATPDDTGTPKASETKSVGADGLQDDASESFAFALVNGALGVFEVYGRRIRDFRPKWPASSFVSSDGLITAMAYRIPHVVTGDKLGNIRWWDVVSGNSSSFNTCREGIKKIRFSPVFAGDISRGRITVLFYDNTFSIYDLDSPDPLSISLMRPQIPGTLILELDWLPLRTSKFDSLVLCVAGTDGSFRLVEVHVDEKMTTQISHTKPSNVRFRPVPLCTPMFLPTPHALALRMILQLGVKPSWFNTSSTCINKRPHSIPGRTTSSKDLRTFMIDFPPIGDPAVLEMFLKVLEPYRSEGCLLDDEKAKLYSSLVNKGCAARFAFAAAIFGETSEALFWLQLPSAMNHVVNKTASKSPEKHSDETSMLSKTTSKGPSASGFEKNCSLSESQLRLMAFEQKELWLCANERIPWHEKLEGEEAIQKRVHELVSVGNLEGAVSLLLSTSPDSSYFYPNALRAVALSSTVSKSLVELAVKVVAANMVRSDRSLSGTHLLCSVGRYQEACSQLQDAGCWTDSATLAATHLNGSDYARVLQRWAGHVVNIEHNLWRGVILYVAVGAFEEAVAAFRKAERPEIAALFIMACQEILAESWSIDSKNEDVIAITESYELYQRKLVHLCMDSPPFFH from the exons atgtggtCCTCCTCCGAGAGTATTCTTCCCGGACCACCGACCCGGAGCAACCTATATGCCGCTGACCTCAGCGCCTCGGGCCTCCTGGCACTTGCCTCTGGTTCTTCTGTCTCTCTCATTGACACACGACCCCTCCAGCTCATTTCGACCGTCTCTCTCCCTTCCCCTATCTCTTGTGCATATTCCACGATTACCTCTATTCGTTGGGCTCCTATTCCTGTCCAGCGTAATCTCTTCGACTCTGATCTCCTCATAGCTGTAGGTGATCACCTCGGCCGCATTGCTCTGGTTGACTTCCGCCTGCGTTCTATCCGCCTGTGGATTGAACAAACTTGTGAAAATGCTAGAGGGAAGGTCCTTGGATGCGGTGGCATACAGGACCTCTGTTGGGTATTGGCTCGGCCAGAATCCTATGTCCTTGCTGCCATTTCTGGTCCTTCATCTCTCTCGCTCTACACGGATTCTGGACAATTATTCTGGAAGTATGACGCAAAGCCTGAGTTTTTGTCCTGCATTCATTGTGATCCCTTTGATTCCCGCCATTTTTGTGTCCTTGGCCTTAAAGGGTTTCTTCTTTCCGTGAAAATTCTTGGGGTAACTGAGAATGACGTCCCTTGGAAGGAGTTTCATATCCAAACGGATTGCAGTGATTTAGAAAAGCTAGAACGGGAAGTCGTTGCTAATAATAGCAGTCACTCAACGTCGTCTCCTGCATCAGCCGTTTTTCCTCTCTATTCCgcaaatttttctttctcaccGCATTGGAAACACATTCTTTTCGCCATCTTTCCCAGAGAGCTTGTCGTGTTTGATTTGAAGTATGAAGCAGCCTTGTACGTAGTTGCATTACCACGTGGCTACGCCAAGTTTGTAAACGTTTTGCCAGACCCAAGCCAGGAGGCTCTATACTGCCTTCACCTCGATGGCAGGCTCAGCATTTGGCGAAGGAAAGA aggtGAACAGGTTCATGTCTTATGTGGAATTGAGGAGTTGATACCAACGGTTGGTAATTATGTACCATCACCCTCTCTTTTAACTCTTCTTATCTCCCAATTGGACTCAACCTTCCAGAACATGAGGACTATCCATTCAGATGGTCTTCTGGATAGTTCGGAGCCTGagatttcttttgatttcaaCAACGATGCTTTTCTTCGTTTCAAAACACATTTCATATCTATATCTGATGACGGTAAAATATGGAGTTGGATCATGACTTTCAATGGAGAAGGGGATGGGGATGGGAATTTTAACCCTCAGACTAATGACAAGGCGCTTCTAGACAGTCCAACCTATGACAGTCAAGATCTCCTCCCAAATACATCTTTCGAGGTTTATGATGACGGACTTGGAAACTTGT TCTCGTCTACAGTGACTGTGCTTGCGGTACCAACCCCTTCCATGACAGCGACTTTGGCTC GTGGAGGGAATTTCCCTGCTGTAGTAGTTCCTCTTGTAGCTTTGGGAACTGAAGCTGGCACAATTGATGTGGTTGATGTGTCTGCAAATGCAGTGGCAACAAGTTTCTCTGCACACACTAGTAGTATAAGGGGTTTAAATTGGCTAGGAAATTCGAGAATCGTGTCATTTTCTTGTAGTCag GTGAGTAAACGGAAAGGTGGGTATATTAATAAGCTCGTCGTCACATGTCTTAGAAGTGGGGTCAGTAGGGGCTTTCGAGTTTTGCAAAGACCAGAGCGAGCTTCTATAAGAGCTCTTAGGGCTTCATCTTCTGGGAG gtatcttcttgttttgttccGTGATGCTCCAGTAGAAGTCTGGGCAATGACTAAAAGCCCTGTGATG CTTAGATCACTAGCTCTCCCTTTCACGGTTCTAGAATGGACTCTCCCAACTATTGCAAGATTAGATCAAAAGAGTCTTTCAAAGAAGCCTTCGATGTCTTATAACCAGGAAACAAATGCCACACCAGATGACACTGGAACTCCAAAAGCATCAGAAACTA AATCTGTAGGTGCTGATGGACTTCAAGATGATGCTTCTGAAAGTTTTGCATTTGCACTAGTAAATGGTGCACTTGGCGTATTTGAAGTTTACGGGCGCAGAATTCGAGATTTCAG ACCAAAATGGCCGGCATCTTCTTTCGTTTCTTCTGATGGGTTAATAACTGCTATGGCATATCGCATACCTCATGTT GTCACAGGTGACAAGTTAGGGAACATACGGTGGTGGGATGTAGTATCCGGTAACTCCTCTTCATTTAACACATGCAGAGAAGGAATAAAGAAGATCAGATTTTCACCTGTCTTTGCTGGCGATATTAGCAGAGGACGAATTACAGTGCTATTCTATGACAACACATTCTCCATCTACGACCTC GATTCGCCAGATCCTTTGTCTATTTCTCTTATGCGGCCTCAAATTCCTGGCACCCTTATACTTGAACTTGATTGGCTGCCCCTGCGAACTAGCAAATTTGACTCCCTTGTGTTGTGCGTTGCTGGAACTGATGGTAGCTTCCGCTTGGTTGAGGTTCATGT AGATGAAAAAATGACGACCCAAATATCCCATACAAAACCTTCTAATGTCAGATTTCGTCCTGTGCCTTTATGCACTCCTATGTTCCTCCCCACACCACATGCCCTG GCACTGCGGATGATCTTGCAGTTGGGCGTAAAGCCATCTTGGTTCAACACTTCTAGTACATGTATCAACAAGCGACCACATTCTATTCCCGGAAGAACTACATCTTCTAAAGATCTTCGCACTTTCATGATTGATTTCCCACCAATCGGTGACCCTGCGGTGCTGGAAATGTTTCTTAAAGTATTAGAACCATATCGTTCAGAAG GCTGCCTACTCGATGATGAGAAAGCAAAATTATATTCTAGTCTAGTTAATAAGGGTTGTGCTGCAAGATTTGCTTTCGCTGCTGCAATTTTTGGAGAAACTTCTGAGGCACTTTTTTGGCTGCAACTGCCTTCTGCCATGAACCACGTAGTCAACAAAACAGCAAGCAAGTCTCCGGAGAAGCATTCTGATGAGACATCTATGCTGAGCAAAACTACATCAAAGGGACCATCAGCTTCAGGATTTGAGAAGAACTGTTCCTTG AGTGAAAGTCAGCTCAGACTAATGGCGTTTGAACAAAAAGAGTTATGGTTATGCGCTAATGAGAGAATCCCGTGGCATGAGAAACTAGAAGGGGAAGAGGCCATTCAGAAACGAGTACACGA ACTTGTTTCAGTTGGGAACTTGGAAGGTGCAGTGAGTCTCTTACTCTCCACTTCTCCAGATAGCTCTTATTTCTATCCAAATGCCCTGCGTGCTGTTGCTTTATCTTCCACTGTGTCAAAATCCCTCGTTGAGCTAGCGGTGAAG GTAGTTGCAGCCAACATGGTAAGGTCAGACAGGTCACTTTCTGGAACTCATCTTCTTTGTTCAGTAGGAAGATACCAAGAAGCATGCTCGCag TTACAAGATGCTGGTTGTTGGACGGATTCTGCAACATTGGCAGCGACGCATTTAAATGGATCTGACTATGCCAG GGTGTTGCAAAGGTGGGCAGGTCACGTCGTGAACATTGAACACAACCTCTGGAG GGGTGTGATACTATATGTAGCAGTAGGAGCGTTTGAGGAAGCTGTAGCAGCATTTCGCAAGGCTGAGCGGCCAGAGATAGCAGCTCTCTTCATTATGGCTTGCCAAGAAATTCTGGCAGAGAGTTGGAGCATTGATTCAAAGAATGAAGACGTGATTGCAATTACTGAAAGCTACGAGTTGTATCAGAGGAAGCTGGTGCATCTATGCATGGATTCACCTCCATTTTTTCACTGA
- the LOC104703478 gene encoding 3-ketoacyl-CoA synthase 11 yields the protein MDDEQKKPLMGSYDRNLPDFKKSVKLKYVKLGYHYLITHGMYLFLSPLVLVIAAQISSFSLSDLRNLWEHLQYNLISVIVCSMLLVFLMTIYFMTRPRPVYLVDFSCFKPDDSRKCTKKIFMDRSKLTGSFTEENLEFQRKILTRSGLGESTYLPEAVLNVPPNPCMKEARKEAETVMFGAINELLAKTNVNPKDIGILIVNCSLFNPTPSLSAMVVNHYKLRGNILSYNLGGMGCSAGLISIDLAKHLLHTIPNTYAMVISMENITLNWYFGNDRSKLVSNCLFRMGGAAILLSNKRWDRRRSKYELVDTVRTHKGADDKCFGCITQEEDSTSKVGVTLSKELMAVAGDALKTNITTLGPLVLPTSEQLLFFATLVGRRLFKMKIKPYIPDFKLAFEHFCIHAGGRAVLDELEKNLKLTDWHMEPSRMTLYRFGNTSSSSLWYELAYSEAKGRIKKGDRIWQIAFGSGFKCNSSVWRAVRSVNPNKEKNPWMDEIHEFPVDVPTVSTI from the coding sequence ATGGATGATGAGCAGAAGAAACCGTTGATGGGATCATATGATCGTAATCTACCTGATTTCAAAAAATCAGTGAAGCTTAAGTATGTGAAGCTTGGTTACCATTACCTTATCACACATGGCATGTACCTCTTCCTTTCCCCTTTGGTGCTTGTAATCGCCGCGCAGATTTCGAGTTTCTCTCTCAGCGATCTTCGTAACCTATGGGAGCATCTTCAGTACAATCTTATCTCAGTGATTGTTTGTTCAATGCTCCTTGtgtttttaatgaccatttacTTCATGACCCGGCCGCGTCCTGTGTACTTGGTTGACTTCTCCTGCTTCAAGCCCGATGATTCCCGTAAATGCACTAAAAAGATCTTCATGGACCGTTCTAAACTCACTGGTTCTTTCACAGAGGAGAATCTTGAGTTCCAGCGCAAGATTTTAACACGTTCGGGACTTGGGGAATCTACTTATTTACCTGAGGCTGTCCTCAATGTTCCTCCAAACCCGTGTATGAAAGAAGCTCGAAAAGAGGCGGAGACTGTGATGTTTGGAGCCATCAATGAGCTTCTTGCCAAGACCAATGTGAATCCTAAGGATATTGGGATATTGATTGTTAACTGCAGTTTGTTTAACCCGACACCTTCGTTATCTGCTATGGTTGTCAATCATTATAAGCTCCGTGGGAACATACTCAGTTACAACTTGGGAGGAATGGGTTGCAGTGCTGGTTTGATCTCTATCGACCTTGCTAAACATCTTCTTCACACCATTCCCAACACTTATGCCATGGTGATTAGCATGGAGAATATTACTTTGAACTGGTATTTCGGGAATGACCGGTCAAAGCTTGTCTCCAACTGTCTTTTCAGAATGGGTGGTGCAGCGATTCTTCTCTCAAACAAACGATGGGACAGAAGAAGATCGAAATACGAGCTTGTTGATACTGTTAGAACCCACAAGGGAGCTGATGATAAGTGCTTTGGCTGCATCACTCAAGAAGAGGATTCCACAAGTAAGGTTGGTGTAACCCTCTCCAAAGAACTAATGGCTGTTGCCGGTGATGCTCTCAAGACGAACATCACGACGTTAGGACCACTAGTTTTACCGACATCTGAACAGCTTCTATTCTTTGCAACATTAGTTGGAAGAAGACTCTTCAAGATGAAGATCAAACCTTACATCCCAGACTTCAAACTAGCATTTGAGCATTTCTGCATCCATGCGGGAGGAAGAGCTGTTCTTGAtgaattggagaagaacttgaaACTCACTGATTGGCACATGGAACCCTCGAGAATGACACTCTACCGTTTTGGTAACACATCCAGCAGTTCTTTGTGGTATGAGTTAGCATATAGTGAGGCCAAAGGACGGATAAAGAAAGGTGATAGAATCTGGCAGATAGCTTTTGGTTCAGGGTTCAAGTGCAACAGCTCCGTTTGGAGAGCGGTCAGGTCGGTAAACCCTAATAAAGAGAAGAACCCATGGATGGATGAAATCCATGAGTTCCCAGTTGATGTCCCCACGGTCTCAACTATCTAG
- the LOC104703477 gene encoding potassium channel AKT1: MRRGALLCGQGQDEIEQLSSLSRESSHFSLSTGILPSLGARSNRRVKLRRFVVSPYDHKYRIWEAFLVVLVVYTSWVSPFEFGFLRKPRPPLSITDNIVNAFFAMDIIMTFFVGYLDKSTYLIVDDRKLIAFKYLRSWFLLDLVSTIPSEAAMKISSQSYGLFNMLRLWRLRRVGALFARLEKDRNFNYFWVRCAKLVCVTLFAVHCAACFYYLIAARNHDPAKTWIGASNKNFLEESLWMRYVTSMYWSITTLTTVGYGDLHPVNTKEMIFDIFYMLFNLGLTAYLIGNMTNLVVHGTSRTRNFRDTIQAASNFAHRNHLPVRLQDQMLAHLCLKYRTDSEGLQQQETLDALPKAIRSSISHFLFYSLMDKAYLFRGVSNDLLFQLVSEMKAEYFPPKEDVILQNEAPTDFYILVNGTADLIDVDSGTETIVKEVKAGDIVGEIGVLCYRPQLFTVRTKRLCQLLRMNRTTFLNIIQANVGDGTIIMNNLLQYLKDMNDPVMTNVLLETENMLARGKMDLPLNLCFAAIREDDLLLHQLLKRGLDPNESDNNGRTPLHIAASKGSLNCVLLLLEYNADPNCRDTEGSVPLWEAMVEGHEKVVKVLLENGSSIDAGDVGHFACTAAEQGNLKLLKEIVLHGGDVTRPRATGTSALHTAVCEENIEMVKYLLDQGADVNKQDMHGWTARDLAEQQGHEDIKALFREKLHQRRVHIETSSSVPILKSGIRFLGRFTSEPNIRPAASREVSFRVRETRARRKTNNFDNSLFGILANQSVPKNGLATVDEGRTGNPVRVTISCAEKDDVPGKLVLLPGSFKELLELGSNKFGIVAAKVISKDNNAEIDDVDVIRDGDHLIFASDSKNT; this comes from the exons ATGAGAAGAGGAGCTTTGCTATGCGGACAAGGCCAAGATGAGATTGAACAGTTGTCATCTCTTTCGAGAGAGAGTAGTCATTTTAGTCTTTCTACTGGAATTTTACCTTCACTTGGGGCTAGAAGTAACCGACGAGTTAAGCTGAGGAGATTCGTCGTATCTCCTTATGATCACAAATACAG GATATGGGAGGCTTTCTTAGTGGTTCTTGTGGTTTACACATCTTGGGTTTCGCCTTTCGAGTTTGGGTTCTTGAGAAAGCCAAGGCCACCACTCTCTATCACCGATAACATTGTGAATGCATTCTTTGCTATGGATATCATCATGACATTCTTTGTCGGTTACCTCGATAAATCGACTTACCTAATTGTTGATGATCGTAAACTGATTGCATTTAAGTACTTGCGCTCTTGGTTCCTTCTTGACCTCGTATCAACCATCCCCTCAGAGGCTGCTATGAAAATTTCATCCCAGTCTTATGGGTTGTTTAACATGCTTCGTCTTTGGCGTCTTCGCAGAGTCGGTGCCTTGTTTGCCAG aCTAGAGAAAGACCGCAACTTTAACTACTTTTGGGTCCGATGCGCAAAGCTCGTTTGT GTTACCCTTTTTGCGGTTCATTGTGCTGCATGTTTCTACTACCTTATCGCAGCACGCAATCATGACCCAGCAAAGACATGGATTGGAGCTTCTAACAAAAACTTCCTAGAGGAAAGCCTATGGATGAGATATGTGACTTCCATGTATTGGTCCATCACTACTCTAACCACTGTTGGTTATGGTGATCTCCATCCAGTGAACACAAAAGAGATGATATTTGACATTTTCTATATGCTCTTCAACCTTGGATTAACCGCATACTTGATCGGTAACATGACCAATTTGGTTGTCCATGGAACAAGTCGGACTAGAAATTTT agAGATACAATCCAAGCTGCTTCAAATTTTGCTCATAGAAATCATTTACCAGTTCGTCTACAAGATCAAATGCTTGCACATTTATGTTTGAAATATCGGACTGACTCTGAGGGGCTGCAACAGCAAGAAACTCTTGATGCGCTCCCAAAAGCCATTAGATCAAGTATATCACACTTTCTTTTCTACTCCCTCATGGATAAAGCCTACCTGTTTCGTGGAGTATCCAATGACCTGCTTTTTCAACTG GTCTCAGAAATGAAAGCTGAGTACTTCCCACCAAAAGAAGATGTGATCTTGCAGAACGAAGCGCCAACAGACTTCTATATCCTTGTGAATGGTACCGCG GACTTGATAGATGTAGATAGTGGAACAGAAACT ATTGTAAAAGAGGTCAAAGCTGGAGACATTGTAGGGGAGATAGGGGTGTTGTGCTACAGACCACAGCTATTTACCGTGAGGACAAAACGGTTGTGCCAACTGTTGCGTATGAACCGTACAACTTTCTTGAACATCATTCAGGCTAATGTTGGAGATGGTACCATAATCATGAATAATTTACTTCAG TATTTGAAGGACATGAATGATCCGGTGATGACGAATGTTCTGCTGGAGACAGAAAACATGCTTGCTCGGGGTAAAATGGATCTTCCtctcaatttatgttttgctGCAATAAGAGAAGACGATTTGCTGTTACATCAGCTACTAAAGAGAGGACTTGATCCTAATGAATCGGATAACAATGGCAGAACACCTCTG CATATAGCAGCATCAAAAGGGAGTCTAAACtgtgttcttcttctgttgGAATACAACGCAGACCCCAATTGTAGAG ACACGGAAGGGAGTGTACCATTGTGGGAAGCAATGGTGGAAGGGCATGAGAAAGTTGTAAAGGTACTGTTAGAAAATGGCAGTAGCATAGACGCAGGGGATGTGGGTCATTTTGCTTGCACCGCCGCTGAACAAGGCAACTTGAAACTACTAAAAGAAATTGTTCTACATGGTGGAGACGTTACACGTCCCAGAGCCACAGGCACCTCTGCACTCCATACCGCTGTATGCGAAGAGAACATTGAGATGGTAAAGTATCTTCTGGATCAAGGTGCGGACGTTAACAAACAGGATATGCATGGTTGGACGGCGAGAGATCTTGCTGAGCAACAAGGGCATGAGGATATTAAAGCCCTATTTCGAGAAAAGTTACACCAGCGGAGGGTGCATATCGAGACAAGTTCTTCGGTTCCTATACTCAAAAGTGGGATTCGATTCCTCGGCAGATTCACTAGTGAACCCAACATCCGTCCTGCTGCATCAAGAGAAGTGTCTTTCAGGGTCCGGGAAACAAGGGCAAGACGGAAAACTAATAACTTCGACAACTCCTTGTTTGGTATATTAGCTAATCAAAGTGTACCCAAGAACGGGCTAGCTACAGTAGATGAAGGCAGAACTGGAAACCCTGTGAGGGTGACGATTAGTTGCGCAGAAAAAGATGACGTACCCGGGAAGCTTGTACTGCTTCCTGGGAGTTTCAAGGAGTTGCTAGAATTGGGTTCCAACAAGTTTGGTATTGTTGCTGCCAAAGTTATCAGCAAAGACAACAATGCAGAGATTGATGATGTCGATGTTATAAGAGATGGTGATCATCTCATCTTTGCATCTGATTCTAAAAACACATAG